Proteins found in one Herbiconiux sp. A18JL235 genomic segment:
- a CDS encoding SDR family oxidoreductase, with the protein MSDEAIAGAGATGAAGRRVVVAGATSESGAAVSTALIGAGASVVALGSNPSKLAELAARVPGITTEACDLTDSAAVDALAARLTAEGDGGVGGVDGLVHLVGGWVGGRGIVGQSDEGWEAMERSFRTLRNTTRAFYPALLASQAGRVVFVSSESVDAPTASGASYTAAKAASESWMRSVAQGFAAGQSALGLRSAAAVFVVKALVDDRMRAASPEKTFPGFTDVTTLAAAVLDLWNKPAPELNGARTHL; encoded by the coding sequence ATGAGTGACGAGGCGATCGCGGGCGCAGGCGCGACGGGTGCGGCGGGCCGGCGTGTGGTGGTGGCCGGTGCCACCAGCGAATCGGGTGCCGCGGTGTCGACCGCCCTCATCGGGGCCGGCGCATCCGTCGTCGCACTCGGATCGAATCCCTCGAAGCTCGCCGAACTGGCCGCGCGCGTGCCGGGCATCACCACCGAGGCGTGCGACCTCACCGACAGCGCGGCGGTCGACGCCCTCGCCGCCAGGCTCACGGCCGAGGGCGACGGCGGTGTCGGCGGTGTCGACGGACTCGTGCACCTCGTCGGCGGCTGGGTCGGCGGCCGCGGCATCGTCGGCCAGAGCGACGAGGGCTGGGAGGCCATGGAGCGCTCGTTCCGCACCCTCCGCAACACCACGCGCGCCTTCTACCCCGCGCTCCTCGCGTCGCAGGCGGGCCGCGTGGTGTTCGTGTCCTCCGAGAGCGTCGACGCCCCCACCGCCTCGGGCGCGAGCTACACGGCCGCGAAGGCCGCTTCGGAGTCGTGGATGCGCTCCGTCGCCCAGGGCTTCGCCGCCGGGCAGTCCGCCTTGGGCCTGCGCTCGGCTGCGGCCGTCTTCGTCGTGAAGGCCCTCGTCGACGACCGGATGCGCGCCGCCTCCCCCGAGAAGACCTTCCCTGGCTTCACCGACGTCACCACCCTCGCCGCTGCCGTCCTCGACCTCTGGAACAAGCCCGCGCCCGAGCTGAACGGAGCCCGCACGCACCTCTGA